From Brassica napus cultivar Da-Ae unplaced genomic scaffold, Da-Ae ScsIHWf_35;HRSCAF=64, whole genome shotgun sequence:
CACTCATGTTGACGAGAGTGAATCTGATGTTGTTATCCATTGATCTTCCGTTGATCTCAGCCATCCGATCATATGCTTTGTAAGCACGGATGGTTGATAAGCCATTCAGTGCCTCTCCGAACTGTGCATAAACGGGAGATCTTGTGATTGAGTCCATACGCTTAACCTCACGAGCTGTGTTCTGCAATGTAGAAGATTGATTAAATACAAAATCTCTTTAAATGCTGCGGTTAGGAGGTGCAGTTATTACCTGGTAATAGAGATAAGCTCCATAAAACAAGACAAGGAGGGGCATGATGGCCCATAAGGACAAAGTGCTGACAATGCCAATCAAGACAACAGTTGAAAGAAGCTGCGAGACTTGACCCATAAACATGTTTACAAAGACGGCAACAGTTCGATCAATATCACCGAGATCTTTTGCGAATCGGTTGATTATCCGTCCTAAGGGATTGGTATGGAAGAAGGACATTGGGGCCCTTAGTATGGAATGAAGCATGTTGTCGTGTAGCCTCTTAGCTGCATAAAGACTGGACATAATCAACCAATATGAATTGGTCAATGTCACCAAAACCTGAAAGCAACAAAGAAACAGACTCAGCACAGCATTCATGATCTTTATTAGCTGGTCAGGTTTCATCAAGCACATACCTGTCCAAATGAGAGAAGTGCATATATAAGATTGTAGAAAATGGGTCCATGACTCTTTGGAGTTCCTGCATCAGTCCACTCACTCAACCACGTGCTGCTGGTAACCCGGAATACTTCTGTCAAGACGTAGCATAAAAGGAGCATCATCACTACCCATGCCCCTCCAAGTGCATCCTGGTACCTGAGAGAACATGGTAAGAACACCGCACAAGTCATTTTCATATCCTGCAAAGGTGCGTCCAGTTCAGCCAATAGACATAAACAATATGGTGTTCAAGTTACCGCTTCAGGACTCTCCAGCTCACTACTCCCGTTTCACGTTCTTCTTGCTTGATGAGAACAGATTTTCCtcctttgttttcttctttggcTTTCTTATCGTCAGTTCCATTCATCTGAAGAGTATTTGTGGATCCGTTCGTCAATGGTGCTATGGCAGTTTGAACAGCCTCAGCTTCTCCATTTTCTTCTGAATATTCTTCAACCTTCCCTGCATTTTCCATTAACCTCTGAAACAAAGGGCCGTTATTGGATAGCTCTTCATATGTTCCTTCCTCTTTCACTGTGCCTTCATGGACGAGTATGATTCTGTCCACTTGCGATAGGAAATGGAGCTGGTTTGTAACGAGAACTCTCGTTTTGTTCCCCAATTCTCTTTTTATGCATTTCTCAAAAACCtgaaacagattttttttttttaaatcagattgACAGCATAAAAAGGACCagtattatcagtaaataaccAAAGAGTTGTTTACCTGTTGACCAACATGAGCATCAAGGGCACTTAAGGGGTCATCAAAGATGAATACATCTGAGTTTGAGTAAACGGCTCTAGCCATTGACACCCTCTGCTTCTGTCCTCCACTGATGTTAACACCTCTTTCTCCAATCTCAGTGAGATCACCACCCTATCAATCAAGACAAAAAGGTTGGAACAAACTTAAAATGAGTAAGACAAATCCCTGTTATCAAGTACGCCTTAAAACTTACAGGCAGTAACTCTAGGTCATGCTTGAGCGCAGTCACATCAAGGACCCTTTCATATCTTTCACGGTCAAAAGGAGAACCAAACAATATATTGTCGCGTACCTAGAATATTTAAATAAGGACCTTAAAATCAAAAACTTAAGAAACAATCAACTAAGTGTATGAAGTAACTGAAGAGCATACTGTTGCATTAAAGATCCATGAAACTTGTGGAACATAAGCAACTGATCCTCTGAGAGTAACCATTGCATCAGATGTTGCAGGAAGTTCCCCAAGGATAGCAGATACCAAGGAGGTCTTTCCTTCTCCTGTACTACCAACAACAGCAACTAGGCTGCCAAGAGGCACATCCAAGTTAATATTTGACAACGTCGGCCTATCCCCCTGCagatatatacacatatatggtTAGCTCGAGTGTTCTACTTCTGATAAAGTGAAAGAATGAACATGGTACAAAGAATACACAAGCGGCACCTTAGCATCCCAAGAGAAAAATCCATTTCTTATTGAGATGGCTGGCTGTCCAGGTTCAATGGGAGGATTTGGTAAGAGAATTCTCTCTTCTGTCGCTAACACCTCCTCTAAACGTTTTAAGGATACATTAGCATTCACCACCTACAAGTAAACACTAGTCAGCATCagcaaagaaatgaaaacatgTATGCGCAAAAGTATTCAAGAACTTACCTGAGTTAtaatgtttggaagcatgaaTAGAGGGAAACGAAGCACGGCAAAGAGAGAGAGCGATGTAAACGCTCTTGCAGGGGTCAGGTCTCCTCCAAGCAATGTGAACACACCAAATGAAACAATAGTCACAAGAACAGGAATACTGTTCAGTATAAACATATTCAACTGCAAAACAAAGGCAAGAGTCAGAAACAAACagactcaataaaaacaaaagtgggACAGTGCTGAATCATACCGCTCCCAGGAGCTGTGATTTCCGGAACCAAGATAATTCATCATCACGTACAGTTTGGACCTTGGACTGAAAACTGTTCTCCCAAGCATAACACCTGTAGCATTTTGGTTTAGTACAAATTTCCTGCAATTTTTGTAACACAATTCATCACCAAAAACATTGGTTGTAGAGTTTCTTACTTTACTGTATCCATTGCAGCTAAAACCTCATTCATAAGGCCAATTCGCTTGTCAGTACGCTGCAGGCCTTCCTTTGTCAGGTTCTGCATTTTGCTTATAATAATAGTCTGTTTCAAGAAACAGAGAGCTAGTtcaggagagagagatggagaatTATTAACGTTTAGGAATACAAATGAACAAGTAAACAGCGGATAACAAAATAACATTGAAACAAAATGTGACATAAAAAGGTAGATTGACCTGCAAAGGGAACATAAGGACCAACAACAATGCACCAATAAGCGAGGCAACACCCAACTGCTGGTAGAGGAGAATCAGTGCTACAATTATACGAAATGGAGCCGACCACATGGTATGAAGTGATTGGCAAATTTGCTGCCAGAAGATAGAAAAAACATTTAGTACACATGGAGATTAGATACATAATATTGATGGGGCACACTACGCACCTGAAGAGATTCGGCATCAGTCGTCATTAAGTTGGTTATCTTTCCCGTTTGAAACTTTCTACGACCTTCATTAGTCAACCTCAACGATTTGCGAAATACAGCAGCAATCTAAGAAGGGgcaaaaaacaaacacatatgGTTTGAGAACAAGGCCGTGGTAGCAGATTGAAAGTGAAAGTGAAACTTAAAATTTACCAGAGCTGATCTTAGTCGGTAACCAACACGCATGACATTCTGGAAATATTGAGCTTCGCATAGCACCCCCAATACCTGGAAAATTTATCCATCAACATCAATCACACGGTGAATCCGTAGCTTCAAAGTATCACCCTTAAGAGAGAGAAGGATTTCATTTTATACCACTCCAACAAAGATGGAGAACGCATAGATGTAACCCATATAGGCTGGCTCATCTTGTTGCATTGACTGCAAATAGTTTGACGAACAAAGTGAGATTAGAGAAGAGATCGACTGTGATCCATTTAAATGATATAATGCCAACTAGGTTCAGATAGAGTGCATACTAGTACAAAAAACATGGGAAAAGAACAAACCTTTAAGAGTTGATTCAGTAAAAGAGGCCCCACAAATTGTGAGCAATCATTCCCAATCTGTGAAGTAAAATGAACTagttagataaaaaaattgaggATGCCACTGCTTCCTTCTATTTGTCACATTATGTTAATTTAAAGTAACATCCGGAGGCATCAGGACTAATCTAACATGACGTGGCACCAGTGATCATTGTACTTAAACCATGTCATAAGAATAGAAGGGATGAAAGACTCTGGAAGAGCTAATCAAAGGGAAAACGTGGAAGAGGTCGAAGAAAGTACCTTCCAAAATCCTCCCCACCAAAACCTTCAAAATGCAaaggagaagaaaagaagatttaTATCAGACATGTAGTTCATTAATGAAATAGTGCTAATGCAAGTTATGAAGCAGTAAAAGGCATATCTAACCAAATCTGCAGTAGAAAAAATGTATCTCCTATGTCTTAAAATTAATCcaagaatattcaaattttccTCTTAATGCATGATTCATCAGCAAAAACACAAAGACTACAACAATGTCCAACTGTAGTAAGCTGATGAAGTGAATAACTAACACTAAACTTGTAGCAATGTTCTGATAACCCTCTAATAATGCTTCCTAGACATAGTCACATAAAATAAACTTCATGGTTCCTTACTAAACCATCTGTGCATCACGGTGAAAGCTAGCACTATCTAATCCATAGTCGAAAGGAATGAAAAAACAAAGCATGAAAAGGTGAGAACATTACCTTCCTCCCAGACTACTGTTTAGTGCTCTTAGCAACCATGGTTTCGGCTTTTGTAATTCCTTATCCCAGGATTGCTGGAAGCTAAAAAAggatacataaaatatcaaGAACCATGTCACTTACATACACTTTAAGAGATTTAATCAGTTTTCGAAGTACCTGGTGAACAGAGTTTCAGTCTGATCCCAAGTGTCCAGATGCCACACATCCGTCTCTGTGAGAGGCCTTTTAGATCCCAGAGTCATCAAGGGATTAATCCATGAGAAGAAGATCTCTGTGGCATTTCAACAATTGTTTAAGAATAGAGTGTGCATAACGCTACCGTATGGGTAAATGGTTAGTCAATACTCAATAAGCATAGACTACACAATCCAGTATTCACAGAACTGAAACAAGGCCAAAGAGGTGACTTACTGTCAAAGATGTTTGCGTGCCTTTCTGGACAAATTTGTTGTCCCTCAGAAAGCTCTTCATACTCATGATCATCCACAGTTTCACTCCCCAACGGCATGTAGCCAGGGTAAGGTTCCAAATTGGGAAGATGCACAAACAATAGAATTCCAAACAGAACctgaaataaaaaccaaaactcACCATCTTAAGTTGTtataagaaaggaaaaaaaaatgtatatgagTGTGATTTAGACATAAGACAcaacaaatatttataaggtTGTATGCTTTTAGGCAGTGTTTTGAAAACAGGACCAGTCTCGTTGAAGAAGTAGAGTCcagttcggtttaaaacccGGATTTGAGAAAAACCGGTGACCCATGTCAACTTTAAAACCCGGTTCTAAAAAATCCATTTATAATTATTGTGTTTTCAATTGTTATTACAATTTAGGTTTTAAACTCTAATAAGGAGTTTGGTGAGCTCACCTGAACTGCCACCTCGCTTATGTAGAGATACAGTACATAACTGCAATGAAAAACAAAGCTTGAGTTCACCCTTCTGAACACAATGACTTGCATAAAACCAAATAACACCAAAAACCTCCTAACCTGGTATAGAACTCCTTGACTGAGAGAACAAGATTTAGCAAGACCATATTCCCCACAAGAGCATATATGACAGCAAACCTAACATACCAACGGAGTTCATGGATGTAAATTTTAGTTTCCATACAAATCATGATCATCACAGACCCCCAAGTCAAAGCTTCAACCCCCAAACCAAACGCCTGCCAAAGAAACCACAACAAACATCAATATCTTTTACAGAACAAACCAAAAAGATAAAGAAGACGTTTAAAACAGAAAAGATCACCACCTCATAAGGAGGAAGCCCATCTCCATccaaatccaaaacagaaacCCCCATGAT
This genomic window contains:
- the LOC125603599 gene encoding ABC transporter C family member 2 → MGFEEALEWYCKPAPNGVWTKQVDNAFGAYTPCATDSFVLVISHVALLVLCLYRIWRTMKDHKVERFCMRSRLYSYLLALLAAYGTAEPLFRLIMGVSVLDLDGDGLPPYEAFGLGVEALTWGSVMIMICMETKIYIHELRWYVRFAVIYALVGNMVLLNLVLSVKEFYTSYVLYLYISEVAVQVLFGILLFVHLPNLEPYPGYMPLGSETVDDHEYEELSEGQQICPERHANIFDKIFFSWINPLMTLGSKRPLTETDVWHLDTWDQTETLFTSFQQSWDKELQKPKPWLLRALNSSLGGRFWWGGFWKIGNDCSQFVGPLLLNQLLKSMQQDEPAYMGYIYAFSIFVGVVLGVLCEAQYFQNVMRVGYRLRSALIAAVFRKSLRLTNEGRRKFQTGKITNLMTTDAESLQQICQSLHTMWSAPFRIIVALILLYQQLGVASLIGALLLVLMFPLQTIIISKMQNLTKEGLQRTDKRIGLMNEVLAAMDTVKCYAWENSFQSKVQTVRDDELSWFRKSQLLGALNMFILNSIPVLVTIVSFGVFTLLGGDLTPARAFTSLSLFAVLRFPLFMLPNIITQVVNANVSLKRLEEVLATEERILLPNPPIEPGQPAISIRNGFFSWDAKGDRPTLSNINLDVPLGSLVAVVGSTGEGKTSLVSAILGELPATSDAMVTLRGSVAYVPQVSWIFNATVRDNILFGSPFDRERYERVLDVTALKHDLELLPGGDLTEIGERGVNISGGQKQRVSMARAVYSNSDVFIFDDPLSALDAHVGQQVFEKCIKRELGNKTRVLVTNQLHFLSQVDRIILVHEGTVKEEGTYEELSNNGPLFQRLMENAGKVEEYSEENGEAEAVQTAIAPLTNGSTNTLQMNGTDDKKAKEENKGGKSVLIKQEERETGVVSWRVLKRYQDALGGAWVVMMLLLCYVLTEVFRVTSSTWLSEWTDAGTPKSHGPIFYNLIYALLSFGQVLVTLTNSYWLIMSSLYAAKRLHDNMLHSILRAPMSFFHTNPLGRIINRFAKDLGDIDRTVAVFVNMFMGQVSQLLSTVVLIGIVSTLSLWAIMPLLVLFYGAYLYYQNTAREVKRMDSITRSPVYAQFGEALNGLSTIRAYKAYDRMAEINGRSMDNNIRFTLVNMSANRWLGIRLETLGGLMIWLTASFAVMQNGKAENQQAFASTMGLLLSYALNITSLLTGVLRLASLAENSLNAVERVGNYIEIPSEAPLVIESNRPPPGWPSAGSIKFEDAVLRYRPQLPPVLHGVSFFIHPTDKVGIVGRTGAGKSSLLNALFRIVELEKGRILIDECDIGKFGLMDLRKVLGIIPQSPVLFSGTVRFNLDPFGEHNDADLWESLERAHLKDTIRRNPLGLDAEVSEAGENFSVGQRQLLSLSRALLRRSKILVLDEATAAVDVRTDALIQKTIREEFKSCTMLIIAHRLNTIIDCDKILVLDSGRVQEFSTPENLLSNERSSFSKMVQSTGAANAEYLRSLVLENKRERDGDDSQQPLQGQRKWLASTRWAAAAQFALGVSLTSSHNDLQILEIEDDGSILKRTKDAVVTLRNVLEGKHDKEIAESLEGHNISRDGWLSSLYRMVEGLAVMSRLARNRMQQPGYNLEGNSFDWDNVEM